One window of Chloroflexus aggregans DSM 9485 genomic DNA carries:
- a CDS encoding serine/threonine-protein kinase, whose product MSDVSLVGQTLGRFEILSELGRGGMAVVYKARQTDLDRIVALKILPPGLTGDQSYIARFRQEARSAARLEHPHIMPIYEVGEVAGYHYIAMKFIQGRTLKQLLQQEGALSVRRAAQILAQVGEALDYAHRQGIIHRDIKPSNVMITDEGWVYLTDFGLARGTGSNSGLTIAGTVMGTPEYMSPEQAQGLPNVGPPTDIYALGVMLYELLTGAFPFKAETPMAMLAARLVHAPIPPRDVRSDLPPAVEDVIMRALARKPEARFATAAEMVAALRQAVGMSESELSRPLTPQRGMPAIGSGLPSPLPTQPAPPLPPTQPASPPPAHSPTTPSPAYVQTPPAPASYPYAAAPTTPAPHPLNVPATPARSTGKGPLVGILVGVIALGLLIGGGIALFVLFRPSSPTPTSLTDTTASFISTGDTALAHAGGLTEAIEAYRKAVAANSDDMTAHAHLAGALLAQGSWSEAIAVTDPLINATDSRAQAIGLGIRGYAYLHLGNRVQARISGERAIKADDNEALGHALYAAVLATDAADSRDNDLMDRAFNAIGSAEDRLAASDPLNQALAHALLGWAFSRDFLLRDDPNTLEQAVSSLEAAIDRFPNLALFHYELGTIYLTTDQDSTLARDELQNALTLDPTFSAAQAALGWLAYRDDQTDAAKQAFQQALQLNPKEGLALFGLGRLAFDDENFEQALDYFQQTIDANPDFASAYAYLGETKLFTGFQNADNETAGDWYSQAEEAYREALNRNDYDAFAYNGLGWILLYQDRYDEAIEALSQALRLDNQNAEIFNGLGWAYFYSNRYSEATTFFQQAIDLNPSYIDAHFGLGRSYEEQGLLTEALAAFQTVKQLDPTYPTIDEVIARVSP is encoded by the coding sequence ATGAGCGATGTTTCTCTGGTTGGTCAGACCCTTGGGCGATTCGAGATTCTGTCAGAATTAGGACGGGGAGGTATGGCGGTCGTTTATAAAGCTCGCCAAACCGATTTGGATCGGATAGTGGCGCTCAAAATCTTGCCGCCTGGCCTGACCGGCGATCAGAGTTACATCGCCCGTTTTCGGCAAGAGGCGCGCAGCGCTGCCCGGCTGGAACATCCTCACATTATGCCGATCTATGAGGTTGGCGAGGTAGCGGGTTACCACTACATCGCTATGAAGTTTATTCAGGGCCGCACACTCAAGCAATTGCTTCAACAAGAGGGTGCCCTCTCTGTTAGGCGTGCCGCTCAGATTCTGGCGCAAGTTGGTGAAGCGCTCGATTACGCTCACCGACAAGGCATCATTCACCGCGATATTAAACCCTCGAACGTGATGATTACCGACGAGGGGTGGGTGTATCTCACCGACTTCGGTCTTGCCCGTGGTACGGGGAGTAACAGTGGTCTCACCATTGCCGGTACGGTGATGGGAACACCGGAGTATATGTCACCCGAACAGGCGCAGGGTCTGCCAAACGTTGGACCACCAACCGATATTTACGCGCTTGGGGTGATGCTCTATGAGTTGTTGACCGGCGCGTTTCCGTTTAAAGCCGAGACTCCAATGGCGATGCTGGCCGCTCGCCTCGTCCATGCTCCGATCCCACCGCGCGATGTGCGCAGTGATTTACCACCGGCGGTGGAAGATGTGATTATGCGCGCACTGGCTCGTAAGCCGGAAGCTCGTTTTGCCACCGCAGCCGAGATGGTGGCAGCCTTACGCCAAGCGGTTGGGATGAGTGAAAGTGAGCTGAGCCGGCCACTTACTCCACAACGCGGGATGCCGGCAATCGGCAGCGGACTGCCTTCCCCTTTGCCGACCCAGCCGGCTCCGCCTTTACCGCCAACCCAGCCGGCTTCGCCACCGCCGGCACATAGCCCGACCACCCCATCCCCGGCCTACGTTCAAACACCGCCGGCGCCGGCATCGTATCCTTACGCTGCTGCCCCTACCACCCCGGCTCCTCATCCGCTTAACGTGCCCGCTACCCCTGCCCGCTCAACCGGAAAAGGACCACTCGTAGGTATTCTGGTTGGTGTTATCGCCCTTGGGTTGCTGATCGGCGGTGGGATTGCTCTCTTTGTACTATTCCGGCCTTCATCACCAACGCCAACCTCTCTTACCGATACAACTGCATCATTCATAAGCACCGGCGATACCGCATTAGCCCACGCTGGAGGATTGACCGAGGCCATTGAAGCCTACCGCAAAGCCGTTGCTGCCAATAGCGACGACATGACAGCCCATGCGCACCTGGCCGGCGCATTGCTGGCGCAAGGGAGTTGGAGCGAAGCAATAGCGGTGACCGATCCGCTGATAAATGCCACCGATAGCCGCGCTCAAGCTATTGGGCTTGGTATTCGCGGATACGCCTATCTGCATCTCGGTAATCGAGTTCAAGCACGTATCTCCGGCGAACGTGCGATCAAGGCGGATGATAACGAAGCGCTCGGCCACGCGCTCTATGCGGCGGTGCTGGCGACCGATGCGGCAGATAGTCGCGATAACGATTTGATGGATCGCGCCTTCAACGCGATCGGTAGTGCGGAAGATCGACTCGCTGCTTCCGATCCGCTTAACCAGGCCTTGGCACACGCCTTGCTCGGTTGGGCTTTTAGCCGGGATTTTCTTCTGCGCGACGATCCAAACACTCTGGAGCAGGCTGTTAGTAGCCTTGAAGCAGCCATCGACCGCTTCCCGAACCTCGCTCTCTTCCACTATGAGCTTGGGACGATTTATCTCACGACCGATCAGGATAGCACATTGGCCCGTGATGAACTTCAGAATGCACTGACGCTCGATCCAACCTTCAGCGCAGCCCAAGCGGCGCTGGGTTGGCTGGCCTATCGCGACGATCAAACCGATGCGGCAAAACAGGCATTTCAGCAGGCCCTGCAATTGAACCCCAAAGAAGGTTTAGCACTTTTTGGGTTGGGCAGGCTGGCCTTCGATGATGAAAATTTTGAACAGGCGTTGGATTACTTTCAGCAGACAATCGATGCAAATCCCGACTTTGCCAGCGCATATGCGTATCTCGGCGAGACAAAACTCTTTACCGGCTTTCAAAACGCCGACAATGAAACTGCCGGCGATTGGTACAGTCAGGCTGAAGAAGCATACCGCGAAGCACTGAACCGCAATGATTACGATGCATTCGCGTACAATGGACTCGGCTGGATCCTGTTGTACCAAGATCGGTATGATGAGGCTATTGAAGCACTAAGCCAAGCCCTTCGCCTCGACAATCAAAACGCCGAGATATTTAATGGTCTTGGGTGGGCATACTTTTATAGCAATCGCTACAGCGAAGCTACAACGTTCTTCCAACAGGCAATTGACTTGAATCCTTCCTACATTGACGCCCACTTTGGCTTAGGTCGGTCGTATGAAGAGCAAGGTCTCCTCACCGAGGCGCTCGCAGCATTTCAAACAGTAAAACAGCTCGATCCAACTTATCCGACTATTGATGAAGTGATCGCGCGCGTATCACCATAA
- a CDS encoding lamin tail domain-containing protein, with protein MSTRSGSEDPLYNAIATTTVQIGRIGCGLLRLPLGLLPTQSRTHMERAIYELSRGFASLPGDFARIAEREIIRWVDEQPRYRRRDEPEQHLTVMITPEEAKAPLASPTREETPPSSPSNDEPIEEDIAELITDEVSASIADIERLIAEPPNVSITYIEYDPPGSDLEGEFVVITNASHQPVDLTGWTLIDEGEHHTYTFPQFTLASGAEVKLWTKAGTDDANNLYWGSRRPIWNNSGDSAILRDANGNLVSRYTYAAGA; from the coding sequence ATGTCTACTCGATCAGGAAGTGAAGATCCGCTCTACAACGCAATCGCGACGACGACGGTTCAGATTGGTCGTATTGGATGCGGTCTGCTACGGTTACCGCTCGGTCTGTTACCTACACAAAGTCGTACTCATATGGAACGCGCTATCTATGAGCTGAGTCGCGGCTTTGCCAGCCTCCCCGGTGATTTCGCCCGCATTGCTGAACGTGAAATCATTCGTTGGGTAGACGAGCAACCACGGTACCGCCGCCGTGATGAACCAGAACAACACTTGACGGTCATGATTACACCCGAAGAAGCAAAGGCTCCGCTTGCATCACCAACACGGGAAGAAACGCCCCCATCGTCCCCCAGCAATGACGAACCGATTGAAGAAGATATTGCCGAGCTGATCACTGACGAGGTTTCCGCATCGATTGCCGATATTGAACGGCTCATCGCTGAACCGCCGAATGTGAGTATTACGTATATTGAATACGACCCGCCCGGTAGTGATCTGGAAGGTGAGTTTGTCGTGATCACGAATGCATCTCACCAACCTGTCGATCTTACCGGGTGGACGTTGATCGATGAGGGGGAACATCACACGTATACCTTCCCGCAATTTACGCTGGCCAGCGGTGCCGAGGTAAAATTGTGGACGAAAGCCGGTACCGATGACGCCAATAACCTGTATTGGGGATCACGTCGCCCAATTTGGAATAATAGCGGTGATAGTGCAATATTGCGTGATGCAAATGGGAACCTTGTCAGCCGTTATACCTATGCAGCCGGCGCATAG
- a CDS encoding mannose-1-phosphate guanyltransferase gives MKAVVMAGGEGTRLRPLTINRPKPMVSLVDRPVMQHIIELLKLHGITDIIITVQYLANVIQDYYGDGSAYGVNITYSLEEVPLGTAGSVKNAEHLLTEPFLVISGDALTDFNLTQIIEYHMASGATATVTLTRVANPLEYGVIITDEQGRIRQLLEKPSWGEVFSDTVNTGIYVFNPDIFSYIERGRVTDWSKDVFPRMLHRGDRLYGYIANGYWTDVGTIEAYMRACSDYLSGKVNLPRIGHNIGGDIWIDRDAEIAPDAQLHGPIYLGHGAKIKGGVIIHGPSVIRDYTIVDSRANIDRSIIWRNSYIGERAELRGAIVLRQCNIRSRAMIFEGAVIGDGVQIGAGAVVQPNVKIWPSKEVDEGATVTSSIIWGSQGRRVLFGRYGITGLVNIEITPEMCARLGAAYGATLPRGTTVTINRDAHFTPRMLKRAIIAGLPSAGVNVCDLRNVPIPLARYYTHAIGAAGGVHVRISPFDNRVAEIKFFNHLGLDINSTTERKIESTFFREDYRRAYLDEIGRIFYGEDVEETYRAAFMKALGQNAAFGKGFPIVIDYANTSTSTVMTEILRRMQADAVELNVYLDERMVFQTGAEFEAAMTRLTKITPVVGAQFGVRLDPGGEKIFLIDDRGQRLHPLRTLAAMTALSMRAHGGGIVAVPVTAPRAFEQIAARYGGSIIRTRANLGALMNLAAERPDLLLLGDGTGNYIFPHFYPVADGMFAIARLMELLTLNQTTLSEVLADLPPYYIWQTRVPCRWESKGKVMRILNQQYHERHGEQIDGIKIELGQEWVLILPDPDGPFFHVIAEGGSEEHARILTDKYAGLVTSLQ, from the coding sequence ACTACTACGGTGACGGCAGCGCGTATGGCGTCAATATTACCTATTCGCTGGAAGAGGTACCGTTGGGCACGGCCGGTAGTGTCAAAAATGCCGAGCACTTGCTCACCGAACCTTTCCTCGTTATATCCGGTGATGCTCTGACCGATTTTAACCTGACGCAGATCATCGAGTACCATATGGCCTCCGGTGCGACCGCAACCGTCACCCTCACCCGCGTCGCTAATCCACTTGAATACGGCGTGATCATCACCGACGAACAAGGCCGCATCCGTCAGTTGCTCGAAAAACCGAGCTGGGGAGAGGTCTTTTCCGATACCGTCAATACCGGTATTTACGTCTTCAATCCCGATATCTTTAGTTACATTGAACGAGGCCGCGTCACCGACTGGTCGAAAGATGTCTTCCCGCGTATGTTGCACCGCGGTGATCGACTATACGGGTATATCGCCAATGGGTATTGGACCGATGTCGGTACTATCGAGGCCTACATGCGCGCTTGCAGCGATTATCTGTCGGGTAAAGTCAATCTACCGCGCATCGGTCACAATATCGGTGGCGACATCTGGATTGATCGCGATGCCGAAATCGCTCCCGATGCCCAACTGCACGGCCCGATCTACCTTGGTCACGGGGCCAAGATTAAAGGGGGGGTGATTATTCACGGGCCATCGGTGATCCGTGACTACACTATTGTCGATTCACGAGCCAATATCGATCGCTCGATCATTTGGCGTAACTCGTACATCGGTGAACGGGCCGAGCTGCGTGGTGCGATTGTGCTACGCCAGTGCAACATTCGCTCCCGGGCAATGATCTTCGAGGGAGCTGTGATCGGCGATGGAGTTCAGATCGGCGCCGGCGCAGTGGTGCAACCAAACGTTAAGATTTGGCCCTCCAAAGAGGTGGATGAAGGCGCAACTGTTACGTCAAGTATCATTTGGGGGAGCCAAGGGCGCCGCGTGCTGTTTGGCCGCTATGGGATTACCGGTTTAGTTAATATCGAGATTACGCCTGAAATGTGTGCCCGGCTCGGTGCAGCTTACGGTGCGACGCTACCGCGTGGCACTACGGTGACGATTAACCGCGATGCTCATTTTACCCCTCGCATGCTGAAGCGTGCAATTATTGCCGGTTTGCCTTCGGCGGGGGTGAATGTCTGCGATCTGCGCAATGTACCAATCCCATTAGCCCGCTACTATACCCATGCGATTGGCGCCGCCGGCGGTGTCCATGTCCGAATCTCACCGTTTGATAACCGGGTTGCCGAGATCAAATTCTTTAATCATCTCGGACTGGACATCAATAGTACGACCGAGCGTAAAATCGAGAGTACGTTCTTCCGGGAAGATTACCGACGTGCCTATCTTGATGAAATCGGCCGCATTTTCTACGGCGAAGATGTAGAAGAGACGTACCGAGCCGCGTTTATGAAAGCCCTTGGCCAAAATGCTGCCTTTGGCAAGGGATTTCCGATCGTGATCGATTACGCGAATACCAGTACCAGTACGGTCATGACCGAGATTCTGCGTCGGATGCAGGCCGATGCCGTCGAACTGAACGTCTATCTCGATGAACGGATGGTGTTTCAGACCGGTGCAGAGTTTGAGGCCGCAATGACGCGATTGACCAAAATCACGCCGGTGGTTGGCGCACAGTTCGGGGTCCGTCTTGATCCCGGCGGCGAGAAGATTTTTCTCATCGATGATCGTGGTCAACGTTTGCATCCACTCCGTACGTTGGCCGCCATGACGGCGCTCTCGATGCGCGCACACGGTGGTGGGATCGTTGCCGTCCCGGTGACAGCACCCCGTGCCTTTGAACAGATTGCCGCACGGTATGGCGGAAGTATCATTCGCACGCGCGCTAACCTCGGCGCATTGATGAACCTCGCTGCCGAACGGCCTGACCTCTTGCTCCTTGGTGATGGTACCGGTAACTATATCTTCCCCCATTTCTACCCCGTCGCCGACGGCATGTTTGCAATTGCACGGTTGATGGAACTGCTCACGCTCAATCAAACAACTCTGAGTGAGGTTCTGGCCGATCTCCCACCATACTATATTTGGCAAACCCGTGTGCCGTGTCGCTGGGAAAGCAAAGGCAAAGTGATGCGTATTCTCAATCAACAATACCACGAACGACACGGCGAACAGATTGACGGAATCAAAATTGAATTGGGACAAGAATGGGTCCTTATTTTACCCGACCCCGATGGACCATTTTTTCACGTCATTGCTGAAGGTGGTAGCGAAGAGCACGCCCGCATACTGACCGATAAATATGCCGGGCTGGTGACGAGCTTGCAGTAG